The following coding sequences are from one Nicotiana tomentosiformis chromosome 3, ASM39032v3, whole genome shotgun sequence window:
- the LOC104084745 gene encoding beta-carotene hydroxylase 2, chloroplastic-like produces the protein MAAGSASSPTICFKHNPVLGPKPTSTSPPVLFFSPLTRNFGEINLRCRRKPKLTVCFVLENEKLNTQSEIIEAKEIEVKIEEQSSAARLAEKLARKRSERFTYLVAAVMSSLGITSMAVLAIYYRFSWQMEGGEVSFSEMFGTFALSFGAAVGMEFWAIWAHRALWHDSLWHMHESHHKPREGAFELNDVFAITNAVPAIALLAYGFFNKGLIPGLCFGAGLGITVFGMAYMFVHDGLVHKRFPVGPIANVPYFRRIAAAHQLHHSEKFNGVPYGLFLGPKELEEVGGNEELEKEVNRRTKTSASRS, from the exons ATGGCTGCCGGATCTGCTAGCTCCCCAACCATTTGTTTCAAGCACAACCCAGTTCTTGGCCCAAAACCTACCTCAACAAGCCCACCAGTTTTGTTCTTCTCTCCGTTAACTCGCAACTTTGGCGAAATTAATCTGCGGTGTCGAAGAAAGCCAAAGTTGACGGTTTGTTTTGTGCTGGAGAATGAGAAATTGAATACCCAAAGTGAGATTATTGAAGCAAAAGAGATAGAAGTAAAAATTGAGGAGCAGAGTTCAGCTGCCAGGCTGGCGGAAAAATTGGCTAGGAAAAGATCGGAGAGGTTTACTTATCTTGTGGCAGCTGTGATGTCTAGTTTAGGGATTACTTCTATGGCTGTTTTGGCGATTTATTACAGATTCTCTTGGCAAATGGAG GGCGGAGAAGTGTCTTTTTCTGAAATGTTCGGTACATTTGCTCTCTCGTTTGGCGCTGCT GTAGGAATGGAGTTTTGGGCGATATGGGCACATAGAGCGTTATGGCATGATTCATTATGGCACATGCACGAG TCACACCATAAACCAAGAGAAGGAGCATTCGAGCTGAACGATGTTTTTGCCATAACAAACGCTGTTCCAGCCATTGCTCTTCTTGCCTACGGCTTCTTCAATAAAGGCCTCATCCCTGGACTCTGTTTCGGCGCG GGACTGGGGATCACAGTATTCGGGATGGCTTACATGTTCGTTCACGATGGATTAGTTCACAAGAGATTCCCAGTGGGGCCCATTGCCAATGTACCTTATTTTCGTAGGATAGCTGCAGCTCACCAG CTTCATCACTCGGAGAAATTTAATGGTGTCCCATATGGCTTGTTCCTAGGACCTAAG GAATTGGAAGAAGTAGGAGGAAATGAGGAGTTGGAAAAGGAAGTCAACCGAAGGACTAAaacttcagcaagtagatcatga